From Candidatus Binatia bacterium:
CGGCGACCGGTTCGGCAACGTGGTCCACGTCGGCGAGCGCGACTGCTCGCTCCAGCGCCGCCACCAAAAAGTCGTCGAAGAGGCGCCGGCGGCGGCGCTCGCGCCGAAGATAAGAGAAGAAATCCAGGCCGCCGCCGTCACCATCGCGAAAAAAAGCGGCTACGAGAACGCCGGCACCGTCGAGTTCATCCTGGACCAGAACACTCAGAGATACTATTTTCTCGAAATGAACACGCGCATCCAAGTCGAGCATCCGGTGAGCGAGGCTATTTCGGGAATGGACCTCGTCCAGGAACAGATCCGGATCGCCGGCGGCGCGAAGCTAAGCCGCTCGCAGTCTGAGATAAAACTCAGCGGCCACGCGATCGAGTGCCGCATCAACGCGGAGTCGGCGGCGCACGGCTTCCGCCCCTCTCCGGGACTTATCACCGGCTGGCGGCCGCCGGAAGGAAACCATGTCCGGCTCGACAGCCACTGCTACCCCGGCTATCGCGTGCCGCCGTACTACGATTCGCTGCTGGCAAAGTTGATCGTTCGCGGAAACAACCGAATAGAAGCCGTCGGCAAAATGCAGGAAGCGCTGGAGAATTTCTTCGTCTCGGGCATCGACACGACGATCCCGTTTTTGCGCTTTGTGACCCAGCGCCTGGACTATGTAAAAGGAAACGTCAACACGCGCTGGCTGGAATCGCTGCTGGCGGCGTCGCCTTTTCAACCAATGGAGGCTGCCGCCTACTAATTTAGCGTGAAAAATAAATCGTAGGGGCAACCCCCCGTGGTTGCCCTTCTGGGCAGGCACAGGGGCCTGCCCCTACCACAAAGGCGCAGGTCGCCAAGGGAAACGGTGAATAATCTCCGGTAGAAAAAAAAGATGGAAGAAATCCGCTTTGTAGATACTACCATCAGAGATGGGCATCAGAGCTTGTGGGCGGAGAACATGACTACGGGCATGATGCTGCCGGTGGCGAAGCGGATGGACGACGCCGGCTTCGAAGCGATCGAGCTGCTCTCCAGCTCGCACATGAAAAAATGCGTGCGCGAGCTGAAGGAAGACCCCTGGGAGCGCATCCGCCAGGTCGCCAAGAGGGTCACCAAGACGCCGCTCCGCCTGATCGCGGGCCGCGTCAACACATTCGAGATCACGCCGCAATCGGTTTACAAACTTTTCATCGAGCGGATGGCGGCGAACGGTCTCCGCCAGGCGCGCATCTCGTCCGAATGGAACGAGCTCGCGAACTGGCGCTTTAAAGTCGATTGCGCGCACGAATACGGCATGCAATCGATCGTGAACCTGATCTACTCCGTGTCGCCCAAGCACACGGACGAATACTACGCGCGGAAGGCGCGCGAGGCCGCAACTTTGAAGCCGTACCGTCTCTGCCTCAAAGATCCGGGCGGGCTGCTGACGCCGGAGCGCACGCGCGCACTCGTGCCGTTGATTTACGAGAACGCGCCGGGCATACTGCTCGAGCTGCACACACACTGCACGACCGGCCTCGGCGGGCTCTGCGCGCTCGAAGCCATCAAGCTCGGCGTCAAGTCGATCAACACCGCGATCCCGCCGCTGGCCAACGCGTCATCCAACCCGTCGCTTTTCAACGTCGCGCAGAACGCGCGCGCCCTCGGCTACGCGACTGCCATCGACGAAGAAGCGCTGAAGCCGGTCTCGGAGCATTTCACGATTATCGCCAAGCGCGAAGGCTTTCGCATCGGCGCGCCGGTCGAATACGATTACGCGCAGTACCAGCACCAGGTGCCCGGCGGCATGGTAAGTAATCTGCGCCACCAGT
This genomic window contains:
- a CDS encoding acetyl-CoA carboxylase biotin carboxylase subunit, encoding MSVSRVFVANRGEIALRVVNACRALGVETVAAFSEADKDSLPARAADRAVCIGPARAADSYLNIEKIIAAAQTSNADALHPGYGFLAERPELAEACEKKGIKFIGPSAENIRQMGNKLQARALAKKFGVPVGAGSEKVRDVKEATKLAAQIGFPVLIKAAAGGGGRGMKVVSSSGVLKRAFETAAAEARAAFGDPTLYLERYIANARHVEVQILGDRFGNVVHVGERDCSLQRRHQKVVEEAPAAALAPKIREEIQAAAVTIAKKSGYENAGTVEFILDQNTQRYYFLEMNTRIQVEHPVSEAISGMDLVQEQIRIAGGAKLSRSQSEIKLSGHAIECRINAESAAHGFRPSPGLITGWRPPEGNHVRLDSHCYPGYRVPPYYDSLLAKLIVRGNNRIEAVGKMQEALENFFVSGIDTTIPFLRFVTQRLDYVKGNVNTRWLESLLAASPFQPMEAAAY